CTCCGAATCAAGCCTTTTTTCCTTGTGGTAGTCGCTATTGTGCCCTGGTATTCCAACAGCGTCAGCCCTGCACTGCTTGCAGAGCTTGAATTGTGGCAGGTATTTCTCCGCCTTTGCCCTAGCCCCAGAAATCTCTTCACATGTAGGTGGCCTTAAATCCTTGAACATGTTTAACGGGATTAAAGGTATTAGATTCATGAGGTCAGCACCATAGTCCCTCCCTTTAAGGGCTATCTTTTCTATCTCATGGAGATTAATTTCAGGGATTAACACAGAGTTTATTTTTACAAGCATGCCTCTCTTCTTTGCAGCGAGGATACCCTCCCACTGCCTATCGAGAAGTTTTCTTGCCGCGTCCTTTCCTTTGAGGATTTCCTTATCAAGGTTAATCCAGGCATAGACCTTTTCCGCTATTTCTTCATCTATAGCATTTACCGTAACTGTAACAGTCTTAACCCCTAACTCTGCAAGCTCCCCTGCCTTCTCCTTTAGCATTAGCCCGTTTGTTGAAAGGCATTTTATGAGGTCTGGGTATCTTTCATCTATGAGCTTTAACGTTTCAAATGTAGCATCATTTGCAAGTGACTCACCCGGCCCTGCTATGCCCACAACCTTTAGATTTTCAGTCTCTTTCAAAGCCTTGTCTAATCTGTCAAGCGCTTCCTGTGGGCTCAATATGCACGCAGAAACGCCAGGCCTAAACTCGCACTTGTTGATGCTTCTGGTGCAGTAGTTACACTGAATATTGCACTTTGGTGCAACTGGCAGATGAATTCTCCCCACTGTAAAATGTGATTTTTCATTAAAACAGGGATGCGCCATTGTAGTATGGGCGTACTTTGAACCTATGTTTTCCCAGGCCGGATTTTTCAAAAATGTCACCTTTACAATTTGGAGATATTTCTCATATATAAAGATAAACTTATTAAATATAAATATAATTACATTAGATGAAAGGAAATAAAAAAATAATGTTATATAGTATAAATCCCCAACAAGATTTAAAAACCACGAAGGATTACTTTGATAAGAGGGTCTTGGTAGATGATAAGTATACCTTTTTTGAGAAGAATTAGAAACAAGTTCATAGCTACATACCTTATAGTACTTTTGGTACCAGTTATGGCTATCGGTTTTTACAGTATTAATTTTACAATTGATTATCTCGAAAATGACGCCTTGAAGGTCGTCGAACAGCAGGCCGAGATTACTGCAAAGGAGATAGAAAAATCATTGGGTGTTGCTGAAAGCGACATTGATTTTTTGAGTCAGTCGGCATCGCTAAGGGCTTTGGCCGATGCCAAGAACAGGAGGTCGGTGATTGAATATATACTCTATAGGGAGCGCCTTATAGAAGAGTTCTATAACTTTGCAAATTCCAAAAAAGCCTACTCGAGTGTTGTCTACATAGATGAAAGTGGAAAAGAAGTCGTAAAGGTAGTTTATAACTGGAACCAGACCTTTATTGCAACGACCTCTGCTCTTTATGATGTTTCAGATGAAGAGTATTTCCTAAAGACAATGACGCTTGACAGAGGGCAATTGTATGTTTCTTCCCTTGACCTCACATCCACAATAACAACAGAGTCGGGGGACCTAATCGTTAGTTATGCAAAGCCTGTCTTTGACTCAAACGGTATCAAAAGAGGCGTTGTCCTTATCAGTTTTCCAGCACAGAGGGTGTTGAGCCCAATATTAGAGCTTGCTGCAAGATCAAATCTAAACACATTCATTTTGAACAAGCAGGGCTATTACATTTCGAAGGTTGGAACGTCAAGCTTATCCAATCCTTTTTATGCTGGAGAAAGCTTTATTGACCAGTATAGGGCCGAGGGATTTCTAAAGATACTATCCGGCACTAGCGGTACAATCTCAGAAGGTACTAATCAGATAATCGCATATTCGCCAGTTTTCCCATCTTCAACTGACAGGAGTAACTTCTGGATTGTTGTGGTAACATACTCGACAGAGACCTTATTTGAGCCAATATCTATTTTTGAGAATAGTTTTATCCTTATAGTATTGTCGACAATTATTATAGCCGTGTTCTTTGGAGTTATAATGGCGGATAGGATTACAAGGCCGCTTAGAAAGCTTGTCTATGCATCAAGAAGCCTTGCGGAGGGGGACTTAAGTCCAAAGATTGACATAGATAGCGAGGATGAGGTAGGGGAACTGGCAAAGGCTTTTGGGGAGATGTCAAAGGACCTCAAAAAATCCTATGAAGACCTTGAAAGAAAGGTTAAAGAGCGAACACTTGAGCTCCAGAAGGCAAATAAAAAGTTATCCGAAACCAATATAGAGCTAGTAGAGCTGAACAAAAAGATATCAGAGGCAAACAAACTAAAATCACAGTTCTTAGCAAATATTACACACGAGCTTAGAACTCCACTTACATCAATTATAGGATTCTCAGAAGTAGTATTAAATGAGGCCAAGTTAAATGAGGAGCAGGCCGATTACCTTGAAACTATTTTGAGAAATGGTGAGATCCTTTTGAAACTTATAAATGACATCTTAGAGCTATCAAGGCTTGATGCAGGAAAATCAAAGCTTTACCTTACGGAGTTTAATTTACAGGACGCAATTAATAAAACTTTAAAAATAGTTTCACCTTTATCAAAGGATAAGAATATCTGGATTTCATTAAATGTCCGGGATGTCGAGAATGTCGTTGCCGATGAGGACAAGATTATTGAAGTCTTACTAAATCTTTTGACAAACGCCATAAAATTCAATGTTGAAGAAGGAAAAATTGCAGTAAGGGCTTTTAGAATAGATGACCACGTGAGGGTGGAAATTGAGGATTCAGGCATAGGAATCAAAAAGGAGGAGCTAGACATAATATTCGATGAGTTCAGGCAAATTGACAGCTCTGAGACTAAAGCCTATAGAGGTACAGGCCTCGGGCTTTCAATTTCCAAACATTATGTAGAGCTCCATGGCGGACTCATCTGGGCGGAGAGCGAACCTGGAAAGGGGTCAATTTTTATATTTGAAATACCAATAGAGGCAGAGGAAGAAGAATGAGCAAAATATTAATTGTTGATGACACAGCAGATAATGTAAAACTTATCAAGGCGATGATAAAGTCAGTTGCAACAGAAATCGAAGTTGCCGTTGATGGCGAAGAGGCCCTAAACAAGATTACTAATAATGATTATGATATTATACTTCTCGATATAATGCTGCCAAAGATATCAGGGATTGACGTTTTGAAACGGGTCAGAGAAAAAGATATTGACATCCCCATAATAGTCATGACAGCCTACGGCTCAGAGGAGCTAGCAGTTGAAACACTTAGAGAGGGTGGAGATGACTATCTTATTAATAAGCCAATAAGGACAGAAGACCTCCTTGAAGCGATAAACAAAGCACTTGAAAAGAGAAAAGCAAAGAATCTTGAAGATGACTTCACAAACGAGGACGCTTATTCTATGGTCTCAGAATTTGAAAATAATTTGAGAGAGTTCATTTTAGAGGCATTAAAAAGAAAGTACGGCCTTTCCTGGTGGGATAGAGGAATTCCAAACTTCATAAAGTCAATCTGTTTGAAAAGGCAAAACGACGCAATCGTCAGAAAAAGAGAAGTTTACCCGCCGCTATTTTATACAGACTTCTCCCATTACCTCCCAATAATTCTCTTTAAGAACAATGAAAAAGAGATAGACAACTGGAAGGATGTCTTTGAATATTATTTTGTAAGCATCGGCTGGATTAAAGGCCGATTGATTGAATTAACAGAAATTAGAAACGAGATTGTCCATCCGAAAAAAATGACCAAGAGGCAGTTTAAGAAGATGAAGTTATACATAGACGAGATCAATGAGTATATGGATAGGCCTCATGATTAAAATTCTTTATTTCATAAATCCTTCTTCTCATTTCCCTTATTCTTTCACTTGACGTGTCGTATCCCTTTTGACATTTTTTGCAGATGCACTCCTCTTTTTGTGGGCAGATTATATATTCTGAAGATTCTTTTGTGAGCCCAAAATCTTCCAGTCTTTTTCTTAAAGAGGTGTCACTGCCTGAAAAGGCATCTTCAAAATTTACTATACTTCTTTTTGAGGAAGGGAGCAGGTATTTATTCTTCATAAATGCCCTCTCTTCTAGCCTCTTTAGGATTGTCTCTTCTGGAGTTTCTGCTTTTCTGTAGGGTATCCCAAGCTCAGTTAATGCAATGATCCTCTCCTCGTAAGAATCAATGGGTAACTCTTCTTTGGATCTGGATGCGATCGTTCCCTCGACTTTTTTTAATGGCAGATTAACTTTTCCAATGTTTAGGTAACAAGATAGAGCAGACCTTATAGCATAGTTTGATAGATACGTCAGGAATATACCATTTTCCTCTAGCCTATCCACCATGCACTTTACAGATTCTATTGTGAAAAGTTCAGGTGAAACTTCTGATTTGTATGGGTCAAAAAATATTACATCAAATTTATCCTGCATGTTGGAAAGAACTTCTTCCGCCTCACCTACATGAAGCCTTAGATTTGGGTCATTTCCATATGCGAGATTTTTAATTAATCCCATTTCATGTAATTTATTTTCTACAGCACCCTTTATCCTTTCAAACTCAGGAGCCAAAAATGAATAGTTTTCAGGGAGGGGTATTATGAGGGAGACTGCAGATATCTCCCAAAACTTTTCCACCATATCTATCCTTAATTTTGGGTTATGGTGGAGGGCGTAAAGCGCGTTGTAGCCAAAACCGCTACATATGTCAAGAAGTCTCTTTCTTTCAGCTATCCTTGAAGGAATCGAGTATGCATGAAGCCTTTCTTTTAGCGCCCCGATATATGAGTGCATCGTGTCCTGAAACTTTAGGGAAAGAGAGCCGTCATCAGTTGTTATGAACTCCTTTTGTATATCAAGAAAGAAATTTCTCCTTGACTCTAACACCTCTTTCTTTGAGAGGGATCTATTATTTTCAAATTCAAAATAATCAGAAATTATTGAAAGATCCATTTGTTAATCCCTCTCAAACCTGAATATGCTTCTAAGTGAGATCAATCCTTCGTTTGACTCTAATATCCCGGCCCGGACTTCCCGTAATACCCTGTGCGCAGTGAAAAACTTTTTTGATGGGTGTAATCTATGCACTTCTTTTAATAGAGGGCACCCAAACCCGGGCGACTCGTACCCGGGTATTCTTGCCGAGAGGTACTTCATATCCTTTTTCTTGAGCGCTAATAGAGATGGGAGATTAATCCTTATCATCCCGTTTTTAATCAAGATTGTTTGGGAACCTGTAGGCAATAAATCTCCAAATGCAATTGCGGATATACCGCGCTCTCTTGTAGCTTCAATTATGACATCTTCCAT
Above is a window of Methanofastidiosum sp. DNA encoding:
- a CDS encoding radical SAM protein, which gives rise to MKNPAWENIGSKYAHTTMAHPCFNEKSHFTVGRIHLPVAPKCNIQCNYCTRSINKCEFRPGVSACILSPQEALDRLDKALKETENLKVVGIAGPGESLANDATFETLKLIDERYPDLIKCLSTNGLMLKEKAGELAELGVKTVTVTVNAIDEEIAEKVYAWINLDKEILKGKDAARKLLDRQWEGILAAKKRGMLVKINSVLIPEINLHEIEKIALKGRDYGADLMNLIPLIPLNMFKDLRPPTCEEISGARAKAEKYLPQFKLCKQCRADAVGIPGHNSDYHKEKRLDSEYFHG
- a CDS encoding response regulator, with product MSKILIVDDTADNVKLIKAMIKSVATEIEVAVDGEEALNKITNNDYDIILLDIMLPKISGIDVLKRVREKDIDIPIIVMTAYGSEELAVETLREGGDDYLINKPIRTEDLLEAINKALEKRKAKNLEDDFTNEDAYSMVSEFENNLREFILEALKRKYGLSWWDRGIPNFIKSICLKRQNDAIVRKREVYPPLFYTDFSHYLPIILFKNNEKEIDNWKDVFEYYFVSIGWIKGRLIELTEIRNEIVHPKKMTKRQFKKMKLYIDEINEYMDRPHD
- a CDS encoding ATP-binding protein, which translates into the protein MISIPFLRRIRNKFIATYLIVLLVPVMAIGFYSINFTIDYLENDALKVVEQQAEITAKEIEKSLGVAESDIDFLSQSASLRALADAKNRRSVIEYILYRERLIEEFYNFANSKKAYSSVVYIDESGKEVVKVVYNWNQTFIATTSALYDVSDEEYFLKTMTLDRGQLYVSSLDLTSTITTESGDLIVSYAKPVFDSNGIKRGVVLISFPAQRVLSPILELAARSNLNTFILNKQGYYISKVGTSSLSNPFYAGESFIDQYRAEGFLKILSGTSGTISEGTNQIIAYSPVFPSSTDRSNFWIVVVTYSTETLFEPISIFENSFILIVLSTIIIAVFFGVIMADRITRPLRKLVYASRSLAEGDLSPKIDIDSEDEVGELAKAFGEMSKDLKKSYEDLERKVKERTLELQKANKKLSETNIELVELNKKISEANKLKSQFLANITHELRTPLTSIIGFSEVVLNEAKLNEEQADYLETILRNGEILLKLINDILELSRLDAGKSKLYLTEFNLQDAINKTLKIVSPLSKDKNIWISLNVRDVENVVADEDKIIEVLLNLLTNAIKFNVEEGKIAVRAFRIDDHVRVEIEDSGIGIKKEELDIIFDEFRQIDSSETKAYRGTGLGLSISKHYVELHGGLIWAESEPGKGSIFIFEIPIEAEEEE
- a CDS encoding MnmC family methyltransferase; translated protein: MDLSIISDYFEFENNRSLSKKEVLESRRNFFLDIQKEFITTDDGSLSLKFQDTMHSYIGALKERLHAYSIPSRIAERKRLLDICSGFGYNALYALHHNPKLRIDMVEKFWEISAVSLIIPLPENYSFLAPEFERIKGAVENKLHEMGLIKNLAYGNDPNLRLHVGEAEEVLSNMQDKFDVIFFDPYKSEVSPELFTIESVKCMVDRLEENGIFLTYLSNYAIRSALSCYLNIGKVNLPLKKVEGTIASRSKEELPIDSYEERIIALTELGIPYRKAETPEETILKRLEERAFMKNKYLLPSSKRSIVNFEDAFSGSDTSLRKRLEDFGLTKESSEYIICPQKEECICKKCQKGYDTSSERIREMRRRIYEIKNFNHEAYPYTH